Proteins found in one Panicum hallii strain FIL2 chromosome 4, PHallii_v3.1, whole genome shotgun sequence genomic segment:
- the LOC112889182 gene encoding uncharacterized protein LOC112889182 — protein sequence MATTAPLLSPQRGRVAHLPRRLPAPPLVFPLHAPARLRPLLRLRGAAPPCGAKFGKFDASDAPAEAEEAEAAADGGVAQAQPAEEDDSCLPSDLEGAIRQSGKASADFVNSGGMRAIAELLIPQLEFLNEEGAQAELWALSKIFLDTLVQETGQKVTAIFPDAGAAALLKYQWTDAQFKCASLSDRKPVGPEDEVAVMIIPDHQMLESVERIASQLSDDPIRPLIMWNPRLVSGDVGVGFNVRNLRRNFLSTFTTVYSMRPLPTGAVFRCYPGKWKVFNDDPSRPNRYLLARELTSRPDATDIERIFGGTDEQSEESPSLMNNVMGVFSSVSRFMRVISK from the exons ATGGCGACCACAGCGCCGCTCCTCTCGCCCCAGCGGGGCCGCGTTGCCCATCTCCCCCGCCGCCTCCCGGCTCCGCCTCTCGTCTTTCCTCTCCACGCGCCGGCGAGGCTGCGGCCGCTGCTTCGCCTCCGCGGCGCGGCGCCCCCGTGTGGGGCCAAGTTCGGCAAGTTCGACGCCTCCGACGCCCCCGCGGAGGCCGAGGAGGCGGAAGCTGCGGCGGACGGTGGGGTGGCGCAGGCGCAGCCGGCGGAGGAGGACGACAG CTGCTTGCCCTCGGATCTGGAGGGCGCGATTCGGCAGTCGGGGAAGGCGAGCGCGGATTTCGTCAACTCCGGAGGCATGCGAGCTATC GCAGAGCTGCTGATCCCTCAGTTGGAATTCCTGAACGAGGAAGGAGCACAGGCCGAGCTCTGGGCATTATCAAAGATTTTCCTGGACACACTTGTACAAGAGACAGGACAG AAAGTTACCGCGATTTTCCCCGATGCTGGAGCAGCTGCCCTTCTCAAGTATCAGTGGACAGATGCACAGTTCAAGTGTGCCAG CTTAAGTGACCGGAAGCCAGTTGGTCCTGAGGATGAGGTTGCTGTTATGATTATCCCTGATCATCAGATGCTGGAATCTGTTGAACGCATCGCATCTCAACTCTCTGACGATCCT ATAAGGCCTCTTATAATGTGGAACCCACGCCTTGTTAGTGGAGATGTTGGAGTAGGCTTTAATGTTCGGAATCTACGCAGAAATTTCTTAAG TACTTTTACCACTGTTTACTCGATGAGGCCATTGCCAACTGGTGCAGTCTTTAGATGTTATCCTGG AAAGTGGAAAGTATTTAATGATGATCCAAGCAGACCAAATCGGTATTTGCTTGCCAGAGAACTCACAAGTCGCCCTGATGCAACAGATATTGAA aggatatttggAGGTACTGATGAGCAATCTGAAGAGTCGCCATCGCTGATGAACAATGTCATGGGCGTGTTTAGTTCTGTCAGCCGATTTATGAGGGTCATCTCCAAGTGA
- the LOC112889183 gene encoding uncharacterized protein LOC112889183 isoform X2: MALASGTSSTLLGRPAGTARPHLAVSSSASSIRFPRGGGGRAVSLRVTSPPVAAAAAATSGSIAPAISLTEKALKHLNKMRAERDEDLCLRIGVKQGGCSGMSYTMEFESRANASPDDSIVEYDGFAIVCDPKSLLFMFGMELDYSDALIGGGFSFQNPNATKTCGCGKSFATSKETESAATACNN, translated from the exons ATGGCGCTCGCTTCCGGCACGTCCAGCACCCTCCTCGGCCGCCCCGCCGGCACCGCGCGGCCCCACCTCGCGGTCTCGTCCTCCGCCTCATCGATCCGGttcccccgcggcggcggcggcagggccgTCTCGCTCCGCGTCACCTCCCCTCCAG TagcagcggcggcagcggcaacATCTGGTAGTATTGCTCCAGCTATTTCGTTGACCGAAAAGGCCTTGAAACATCTGAACAAAATGAGGGCTGAACGGGATGAAGATCTGTGTTTGAGAATTGGAGTGAAACAGGGTGGCTGCTCTGGCATGTCTTATACCATGGAGTTTGAAAGTCGAGCGAACGCCAGCCCTGATGATTCAATTGTAGAATATGATGGGTTCGCAATAG TATGTGATCCAAAGAGCCTTCTCTTCATGTTTGGAATGGAGCTGGACTACAGCGACGCGCTTATCggcggtggcttctccttccAGAATCCAAATGCAACAAAAACCTGTGGGTGTGGCAAATCTTTCGCGACCAGCAAAGAAACTGAGAGTGCCGCAACTGCTTGCAACAACTAA
- the LOC112890146 gene encoding uncharacterized protein LOC112890146 isoform X5 — protein sequence MSPVISRDKCRCSLCFASHPATVASESTQLFRQVNSEAAAIARSTAASGHKQNARVSLRLSSSLVGLTVRREACQLVSGTWNLFSVPKLSCRGDQVQCIKKI from the exons ATGTCACCAG TAATCAGTAGGGACAAGTGCAGGTGTTCCTTGTGTTTTGCATCTCATCCAGCAACAGTAGCTTCTGAATCAACTCAGCTTTTCAG GCAGGTCAATTCAGAAGCTGCAGCTATAGCTCGATCAACAGCTGCAAGTGGACATAAGCAGAATGCTCGAGTTTCACTCAG GTTGAGCTCGTCACTAGTTGGCTTGACGGTTAGAAGAGAGGCGTGTCAGCTTGTATCCGGGACATGGAACTTGTTCTCG GTTCCCAAGTTATCCTGCAGGGGAGATCAAGTACAATGCATAAAGAAGATATGA
- the LOC112889183 gene encoding uncharacterized protein LOC112889183 isoform X1, with product MALASGTSSTLLGRPAGTARPHLAVSSSASSIRFPRGGGGRAVSLRVTSPPAVAAAAAATSGSIAPAISLTEKALKHLNKMRAERDEDLCLRIGVKQGGCSGMSYTMEFESRANASPDDSIVEYDGFAIVCDPKSLLFMFGMELDYSDALIGGGFSFQNPNATKTCGCGKSFATSKETESAATACNN from the exons ATGGCGCTCGCTTCCGGCACGTCCAGCACCCTCCTCGGCCGCCCCGCCGGCACCGCGCGGCCCCACCTCGCGGTCTCGTCCTCCGCCTCATCGATCCGGttcccccgcggcggcggcggcagggccgTCTCGCTCCGCGTCACCTCCCCTCCAG CAGTagcagcggcggcagcggcaacATCTGGTAGTATTGCTCCAGCTATTTCGTTGACCGAAAAGGCCTTGAAACATCTGAACAAAATGAGGGCTGAACGGGATGAAGATCTGTGTTTGAGAATTGGAGTGAAACAGGGTGGCTGCTCTGGCATGTCTTATACCATGGAGTTTGAAAGTCGAGCGAACGCCAGCCCTGATGATTCAATTGTAGAATATGATGGGTTCGCAATAG TATGTGATCCAAAGAGCCTTCTCTTCATGTTTGGAATGGAGCTGGACTACAGCGACGCGCTTATCggcggtggcttctccttccAGAATCCAAATGCAACAAAAACCTGTGGGTGTGGCAAATCTTTCGCGACCAGCAAAGAAACTGAGAGTGCCGCAACTGCTTGCAACAACTAA
- the LOC112890146 gene encoding uncharacterized protein LOC112890146 isoform X3 produces MGEAERCGCCCAHGGRGTAPRRAREGALARQRRDVVVRRFSSEVEEDVTRQVNSEAAAIARSTAASGHKQNARVSLRLSSSLVGLTVRREACQLVSGTWNLFSVPKLSCRGDQVQCIKKI; encoded by the exons ATGGGAGAGGCGGAgcgctgcggctgctgctgcgcaCATGGAGGCCGGGGCACCGCCCCCCGGCGGGCGCGGGAGGGTGCATTGGCTCGTCAGCGTCGAG ATGTTGTCGTGAGGAGGTTTAGCTCTGAAGTTGAGGAGGATGTCACCAG GCAGGTCAATTCAGAAGCTGCAGCTATAGCTCGATCAACAGCTGCAAGTGGACATAAGCAGAATGCTCGAGTTTCACTCAG GTTGAGCTCGTCACTAGTTGGCTTGACGGTTAGAAGAGAGGCGTGTCAGCTTGTATCCGGGACATGGAACTTGTTCTCG GTTCCCAAGTTATCCTGCAGGGGAGATCAAGTACAATGCATAAAGAAGATATGA
- the LOC112890146 gene encoding uncharacterized protein LOC112890146 isoform X6 produces MGEAERCGCCCAHGGRGTAPRRAREGALARQRRDVVVRRFSSEVEEDVTRQVNSEAAAIARSTAASGHKQNARVSLRFPSYPAGEIKYNA; encoded by the exons ATGGGAGAGGCGGAgcgctgcggctgctgctgcgcaCATGGAGGCCGGGGCACCGCCCCCCGGCGGGCGCGGGAGGGTGCATTGGCTCGTCAGCGTCGAG ATGTTGTCGTGAGGAGGTTTAGCTCTGAAGTTGAGGAGGATGTCACCAG GCAGGTCAATTCAGAAGCTGCAGCTATAGCTCGATCAACAGCTGCAAGTGGACATAAGCAGAATGCTCGAGTTTCACTCAG GTTCCCAAGTTATCCTGCAGGGGAGATCAAGTACAATGCATAA
- the LOC112890146 gene encoding uncharacterized protein LOC112890146 isoform X4, producing MSPGVYRSAPFPFFFSIIISCCLCIPAGCRQLNSGFCWAGGCSRDTIVISRDKCRCSLCFASHPATVASESTQLFRQVNSEAAAIARSTAASGHKQNARVSLRFPSYPAGEIKYNA from the exons ATGTCACCAGGTGTGTACAGATCTGCCCCCTTCCCCTTTTTTTTCTCCATCATCATTTCCTGCTGCTTGTGTATACCTGCAGGGTGTAGACAACTTAACAGTGGTTTTTGTTGGGCGGGGGGCTGTAGCAGAGATACGATAG TAATCAGTAGGGACAAGTGCAGGTGTTCCTTGTGTTTTGCATCTCATCCAGCAACAGTAGCTTCTGAATCAACTCAGCTTTTCAG GCAGGTCAATTCAGAAGCTGCAGCTATAGCTCGATCAACAGCTGCAAGTGGACATAAGCAGAATGCTCGAGTTTCACTCAG GTTCCCAAGTTATCCTGCAGGGGAGATCAAGTACAATGCATAA
- the LOC112890146 gene encoding uncharacterized protein LOC112890146 isoform X2, with protein MSPGCRQLNSGFCWAGGCSRDTIVISRDKCRCSLCFASHPATVASESTQLFRQVNSEAAAIARSTAASGHKQNARVSLRLSSSLVGLTVRREACQLVSGTWNLFSVPKLSCRGDQVQCIKKI; from the exons ATGTCACCAG GGTGTAGACAACTTAACAGTGGTTTTTGTTGGGCGGGGGGCTGTAGCAGAGATACGATAG TAATCAGTAGGGACAAGTGCAGGTGTTCCTTGTGTTTTGCATCTCATCCAGCAACAGTAGCTTCTGAATCAACTCAGCTTTTCAG GCAGGTCAATTCAGAAGCTGCAGCTATAGCTCGATCAACAGCTGCAAGTGGACATAAGCAGAATGCTCGAGTTTCACTCAG GTTGAGCTCGTCACTAGTTGGCTTGACGGTTAGAAGAGAGGCGTGTCAGCTTGTATCCGGGACATGGAACTTGTTCTCG GTTCCCAAGTTATCCTGCAGGGGAGATCAAGTACAATGCATAAAGAAGATATGA
- the LOC112890146 gene encoding uncharacterized protein LOC112890146 isoform X1, translated as MSPGVYRSAPFPFFFSIIISCCLCIPAGCRQLNSGFCWAGGCSRDTIVISRDKCRCSLCFASHPATVASESTQLFRQVNSEAAAIARSTAASGHKQNARVSLRLSSSLVGLTVRREACQLVSGTWNLFSVPKLSCRGDQVQCIKKI; from the exons ATGTCACCAGGTGTGTACAGATCTGCCCCCTTCCCCTTTTTTTTCTCCATCATCATTTCCTGCTGCTTGTGTATACCTGCAGGGTGTAGACAACTTAACAGTGGTTTTTGTTGGGCGGGGGGCTGTAGCAGAGATACGATAG TAATCAGTAGGGACAAGTGCAGGTGTTCCTTGTGTTTTGCATCTCATCCAGCAACAGTAGCTTCTGAATCAACTCAGCTTTTCAG GCAGGTCAATTCAGAAGCTGCAGCTATAGCTCGATCAACAGCTGCAAGTGGACATAAGCAGAATGCTCGAGTTTCACTCAG GTTGAGCTCGTCACTAGTTGGCTTGACGGTTAGAAGAGAGGCGTGTCAGCTTGTATCCGGGACATGGAACTTGTTCTCG GTTCCCAAGTTATCCTGCAGGGGAGATCAAGTACAATGCATAAAGAAGATATGA
- the LOC112889181 gene encoding probable WRKY transcription factor 72: MIKGVKQLGSHEERLTDKACSPNPLERSQIDEASNQTSAILKAQNKVEEDKLASTRAEMGEVREENKRLKTMLSRIVEDYRSLQLHFHDVLQQGQAKKLAEPATVAATDVEEPEFVSLSLGTSTSTRKKEENSSVSEGRGREDSMNTREGGLSLGLSDCKVGATNNAKIQPEMLTLSPEGSSEDAKDDAMEAADQQWPPSKTLKNLRSVGAEAEDDIGPLQQAKKTRVSVRARCDAPTMNDGCQWRKYGQKIAKGNPCPRAYYRCTVAAGCPVRKQVQRCADDMSILITTYEGTHNHPLSASATAMASTTSAAASMLTSGSSTSLRFPSASPAAAGLSFGFPSAHDAAASKHFFLPNGGAASITSTPSYPTITLDLTSPPATSQAFSLSSRFSSSSFGHGGARYPPTSFSFSTSGPSALSGAAWPATGGAGYLSYGSPASSLFNGGKLSSFEAALSSINGRQQGGEVPALHHQQQKASASGSAPAGVLTDTIAKAITSDPGFHTALAAAITSYVGTQGGKSSAAGGDGGSQLQGLKWGQHLGLGPPPSSAGAACSSALLARSSPTTAAEEQGSNGHRSFLQPSLGLSSGSHSASTSPVENREQ; this comes from the exons ATGATCAAGGGGGTGAAGCAGCTTGGTAGCCATGAAGAGCGGTTAACAgacaag GCGTGCTCACCAAACCCGTTGGAAAGGTCTCAAATAGACGAAGCGTCAAATCAAACTTCGGCAATTTTGAAAGCTCAGAACAAG GTTGAGGAAGATAAACTCGCATCGACAAGGGCAGAGATGGGTGAGGTAAGAGAAGAGAACAAGAGGCTAAAAACAATGCTGTCACGCATTGTAGAGGACTACCGATCTCTTCAATTGCACTTCCATGACGTTCTTCAACAAGGACAAGCCAAAAAGCTTGCAGAACCTGCAACCGTTGCGGCCACCGACGTCGAGGAGCCTGAATTCGTCTCACTGAGCCTCGGCACGAGCACAAGCACGCGCAAGAAGGAAGAGAATAGTAGTGTCTCTGAAGGCAGAGGGAGAGAAGATTCCATGAACACTAGAGAAGGAGGGCTCTCTCTTGGATTGTCAGACTGCAAAGTTGGGGCAACTAACAATGCAAAGATACAGCCGGAGATGCTGACCTTGAGCCCCGAAGGTAGCTCTGAGGACGCCAAGGACGACGCCATGGAGGCAGCAGATCAGCAGTGGCCGCCGAGCAAAACGCTGAAGAACTTGAGGAGCGTCGGCGCCGAAGCCGAGGATGACATAGGTCCACTGCAACAGGCCAAGAAGACAAGGGTGTCCGTAAGGGCAAGGTGTGATGCACCAACG ATGAATGACGGGTGCCAATGGAGGAAGTATGGGCAGAAGATAGCCAAGGGGAACCCATGCCCCCGCGCCTACTACCGGTGCACAGTGGCAGCAGGATGCCCCGTCAGAAAACAG GTGCAGAGGTGCGCGGACGACATGTCGATCCTGATCACCACCTACGAGGGCACGCACAACCACCCGCTCtccgcctccgccaccgccatGGCCTCCACCACCTCTGCCGCGGCGTCCATGCTCACCTCGGGCTCCTCCACCTCCCTCCGCTTCCCCTccgcctcgcccgccgccgccggcctcagCTTCGGCTTCCCGTCGGCGCACGACGCCGCCGCCTCTAAACACTTCTTCCTCCCGAACGGCGGCGCCGCGTCCATCACCTCCACCCCGTCCTACCCGACCATCACCCTCGAcctcacctcgccgccggccacctcgcaGGCCTTCTCGCTGAGCAGCAGGTTCTCGTCGAGCAGCTTCGGGCACGGCGGCGCGAGGTACCCTCCCACCAGCTTCTCCTTCTCCACCTCCGGCCCGAGCGCGCTGTCCGGCGCGGCGTGGCCGGCGACCGGTGGGGCCGGGTACCTGAGCTACGGGTCACCAGCTTCGTCGCTGTTCAACGGCGGTAAGCTCAGCTCGTTCGAAGCTGCGCTGAGCAGCATCAACGGAAGGCAACAAGGCGGGGAGGTCCCGGCGCTCCACCACCAACAGCAGAAGGCTTCCGCGAGCGGGAGCGCGCCGGCGGGCGTGCTCACCGACACGATAGCGAAGGCGATCACGTCGGACCCGGGCTTCCACACGGCGCTGGCGGCCGCCATCACGTCGTACGTCGGCACGCAGGGCGGCAAATCGTCGGCGGCGGGAGGCGACGGCGGCAGCCAGCTGCAGGGGCTCAAGTGGGGGCAGCACCTCGGCCTGGGCCCGCCGCCGTCAagcgcgggcgcggcgtgcTCGTCGGCGCTGCTGGCGCGTTCATCGCCGACGACGGCCGCGGAGGAGCAGGGCTCGAATGGGCATCGGTCGTTCTTGCAGCCGTCGCTGGGGCTGTCGTCAGGCTCTCACAGTGCATCCACCTCTCCTGTGGAGAACAGGGAGCAATGA